A DNA window from Malus domestica chromosome 12, GDT2T_hap1 contains the following coding sequences:
- the LOC139189854 gene encoding aspartic proteinase CDR1-like: MTTTSILFPIIITFIFLLTTNLLLNVTASQPITFPTLAIHTTTVSSNDFAVTVMPTLSAYYFVEARIGLPRFPVNLALSTTIPTTWVQSADCVVCLDVPSKSMNFEPADGFEPVLGDDTKYCVPPVAKTATLGDPCRYVLGFSQGILGNDTFSLVSPPSTSSPPSSLEINHFIFGVGKQNTVNFGAHSPIVGQLGLGKGHPSSTLSQLNISRFSYCLPPSNSNHQNTTATLEFGPKAGLTTAYYYNTPIVEGPPDHPFDYYLNLTEIAVNNASVYTPSKQRRGEPGFVIDVGATVTLLYKEAYIRVKDAVMEYLSSNFGLYPVYPSRPVTKPPTYELCYYNQDLESITTLAYPNISFHFEGGAVLQLPESQAFHNFVDELQTCLVMIPKTGTEPSRLGASQQRGWRFTYDLLQSELSFAPNGC; encoded by the coding sequence ATGACGACGACCTCCATTCTCTTCCCAATCATAATCACCTTCATCTTCCTTCTCACCACCAATCTTCTACTCAATGTCACAGCCTCCCAACCCATTACTTTCCCCACCCTTGCCATCCACACCACCACTGTGTCCTCCAATGACTTTGCAGTCACCGTTATGCCGACACTCTCGGCCTATTACTTTGTGGAGGCCCGAATTGGGCTTCCACGGTTCCCCGTGAATTTGGCTCTCTCCACAACAATCCCAACAACCTGGGTGCAGTCCGCCGACTGCGTAGTCTGTTTGGATGTCCCGTCCAAATCTATGAACTTCGAACCAGCCGATGGTTTCGAACCCGTTCTCGGGGACGATACCAAATATTGCGTCCCCCCTGTCGCCAAAACAGCCACATTGGGAGACCCGTGTCGGTACGTCCTTGGCTTCAGCCAAGGGATCCTGGGGAATGACACCTTCTCATTGGTGTCGCCGCCATCCACTTCCAGCCCACCGTCATCCTTGGAGATAAACCACTTTATCTTCGGCGTGGGTAAGCAAAACACGGTCAATTTCGGCGCACACAGTCCGATAGTCGGACAGCTTGGCCTCGGAAAGGGCCACCCCTCTTCCACCCTCTCACAGCTCAACATCAGCCGCTTTTCCTACTGCCTTCCGCCCTCCAACTCCAACCACCAAAACACGACTGCAACCCTCGAGTTTGGCCCCAAAGCCGGACTAACTACTGCTTACTACTACAATACCCCGATTGTTGAAGGACCCCCCGACCACCCCTTCGACTACTACCTTAACCTCACTGAAATCGCCGTCAACAACGCATCCGTTTACACACCTTCAAAACAAAGACGAGGGGAACCGGGATTTGTCATTGACGTGGGAGCCACGGTCACCCTCTTGTACAAGGAGGCTTACATCCGGGTGAAGGATGCTGTGATGGAATATCTTTCCAGTAACTTCGGACTGTATCCGGTTTACCCCTCCCGCCCCGTGACCAAACCCCCAACTTATGAGCTCTGTTATTACAACCAGGATCTCGAGTCCATCACCACGCTGGCATACCCAAACATTTCATTCCATTTCGAAGGAGGAGCGGTGTTGCAGCTGCCAGAATCACAAGCCTTCCACAACTTTGTGGATGAGCTTCAAACGTGCTTGGTAATGATCCCCAAGACTGGGACAGAACCAAGCCGGCTGGGTGCATCGCAGCAAAGAGGGTGGAGATTCACTTACGATCTCCTCCAATCGGAGCTGTCTTTCGCTCCAAATGGGTGTTGA
- the LOC114820243 gene encoding uncharacterized protein isoform X2 — translation MSEVRGSSSWRDELASLVSDSGIRYAAADPIEVSTASFDAGFASREELEQSENFKDQIKGFAIAWGEILVDLARGCKDIVEQNILTEDSYIVQKLRNPCAKASAKLRYLNEFLPEDRDPAHAWPVILLVFILALSAINVNTNHDSLVRSVRKVQIHPPSASHVLLPDGRRLAYHEQGLPAKATRFLLIAPHSFLSSRLAGIPGIKISLLEEFGVRLVTYDLPGFGESDPHPSRNLNSSALDMLYLANAIGVDDKFWVLGHSSGTMHAWASLRYIPDRVAGAAMVGPMINPYEPGMTKEEKKKTWEPWVLRRRLMFFLARRFPKFLSSFYRRSFLSGKHDRVDKWLSLSLGKKDEILIEDPKVEEHLQRDIEESIRQGSIKPFIEEAVLQVSRWGFSLADLRAQKQCQRRGFLAWLWNSEAECMLTGFLGQIHIWQGMDDMVVPPSVTDYIARVLPGSYVHKLPNEGHFSYLYFCDECHRQIFTTPFGSPQGPVVEKLDIDTTSLEGN, via the exons ATGTCGGAGGTGAGAGGATCGAGCTCGTGGAGGGACGAGCTGGCTAGTCTGGTGAGTGACTCGGGGATACGATACGCGGCGGCCGATCCTATCGAAGTCTCTACGGCTTCGTTTGATGCTGGTTTCGCCTCCCGCGAAGAATTGGAGCAATCGGAGAACTTCAAGGATCAGATTAAGGGATTCGCAATCGCTTGGGGCGAGATACTTGTGGATTTGGCAAGAGGATGTAAGGACATTGTGGAGCAGAACATTCTGACCGAGGACTCGTACATTGTCCAAAAGCTTCGGAATCCCTGCGCCAAGGCGTCTGCGAAATTGAGATACTTGAATGAGTTTTTGCCGGAGGATCGCGATCCGGCTCACGCTTGGCCGGTTATACTCTTGGTGTTCATTCTTGCACTTTCAG CTATAAATGTCAATACCAACCATGACAGCTTGGTCCGATCAGTGAGGAAAGTGCAAATACATCCTCCTAGTGCTAGTCATGTACTACTTCCAGACGGGAGACGATTGGCCTATCATGAACAAGGTCTCCCAGCAAAAGCCACTCGATTTTTACTGATTGCTCCACATTCTTTTCTTTCATCTCGACTTGCAG GTATACCAGGAATAAAGATATCATTGCTTGAAGAGTTTGGTGTCCGTTTGGTCACATATGATCTTCCTGGTTTTGGGGAGAGTGATCCTCATCCCAGCAGGAATCTTAACTCGTCGGCATTGGATATGCTATACTTAGCAAATGCTATTGGTGTTGATGACAAGTTCTGGGTGCTGGGCCACTCAAGTGGAACGATGCATGCTTGGGCTTCTCTCAGATACATTCCTGACAGAGTTGCAG GTGCAGCCATGGTGGGCCCAATGATTAATCCCTATGAGCCGGGTATGACTAAAGAggagaagaaaaagacttgggAACCATGGGTTCTACGAAGGagattaatgttttttttagcTCGTAGATTTCCAAaatttctctcctctttttatCGCCGAAGCTTCCTATCGGGGAAACACGACAGAGTTGATAAATGGTTGTCTCTCTCACTGGGGAAGAAG GATGAAATTCTGATTGAAGATCCAAAAGTTGAGGAACATTTGCAAAGGGATATAGAGGAGTCGATCCGCCAAGGGAGTATCAAACCCTTCATAGAGGAAGCTGTCCTACAAGTATCACGGTGGGGTTTTAGTCTGGCAGATCTTCGGGCACAGAAACAGTGTCAACGAAGAGGATTTCTTGCTTGGCTCTGGAACAGTGAGGCAGAATGCATGCTGACTGGATTTCTAGGCCAGATACACATATGGCAG GGAATGGATGATATGGTAGTCCCGCCATCAGTGACTGATTATATAGCACGGGTTTTACCTGGATCTTACGTGCATAAGCTGCCAAATGAAGGCCACTTCTCGTACTTATACTTCTGCGATGAATGCCATAGACAGATCTTCACGACTCCTTTTGGAAGCCCTCAAGGTCCAGTAGTCGAAAAATTGGATATAGATACAACGTCATTGGAAGGCAACTAA
- the LOC114820243 gene encoding uncharacterized protein isoform X1: MSEVRGSSSWRDELASLVSDSGIRYAAADPIEVSTASFDAGFASREELEQSENFKDQIKGFAIAWGEILVDLARGCKDIVEQNILTEDSYIVQKLRNPCAKASAKLRYLNEFLPEDRDPAHAWPVILLVFILALSAINVNTNHDSLVRSVRKVQIHPPSASHVLLPDGRRLAYHEQGLPAKATRFLLIAPHSFLSSRLAGIPGIKISLLEEFGVRLVTYDLPGFGESDPHPSRNLNSSALDMLYLANAIGVDDKFWVLGHSSGTMHAWASLRYIPDRVAGAAMVGPMINPYEPGMTKEEKKKTWEPWVLRRRLMFFLARRFPKFLSSFYRRSFLSGKHDRVDKWLSLSLGKKDEILIEDPKVEEHLQRDIEESIRQGSIKPFIEEAVLQVSRWGFSLADLRAQKQCQRRGFLAWLWNSEAECMLTGFLGQIHIWQGMDDMVVPPSVTDYIARVLPGSYVHKLPNEGHFSYLYFCDECHRQIFTTLFGSPQGPVVEKLDIDTTSLEGNSEEISTNA, from the exons ATGTCGGAGGTGAGAGGATCGAGCTCGTGGAGGGACGAGCTGGCTAGTCTGGTGAGTGACTCGGGGATACGATACGCGGCGGCCGATCCTATCGAAGTCTCTACGGCTTCGTTTGATGCTGGTTTCGCCTCCCGCGAAGAATTGGAGCAATCGGAGAACTTCAAGGATCAGATTAAGGGATTCGCAATCGCTTGGGGCGAGATACTTGTGGATTTGGCAAGAGGATGTAAGGACATTGTGGAGCAGAACATTCTGACCGAGGACTCGTACATTGTCCAAAAGCTTCGGAATCCCTGCGCCAAGGCGTCTGCGAAATTGAGATACTTGAATGAGTTTTTGCCGGAGGATCGCGATCCGGCTCACGCTTGGCCGGTTATACTCTTGGTGTTCATTCTTGCACTTTCAG CTATAAATGTCAATACCAACCATGACAGCTTGGTCCGATCAGTGAGGAAAGTGCAAATACATCCTCCTAGTGCTAGTCATGTACTACTTCCAGACGGGAGACGATTGGCCTATCATGAACAAGGTCTCCCAGCAAAAGCCACTCGATTTTTACTGATTGCTCCACATTCTTTTCTTTCATCTCGACTTGCAG GTATACCAGGAATAAAGATATCATTGCTTGAAGAGTTTGGTGTCCGTTTGGTCACATATGATCTTCCTGGTTTTGGGGAGAGTGATCCTCATCCCAGCAGGAATCTTAACTCGTCGGCATTGGATATGCTATACTTAGCAAATGCTATTGGTGTTGATGACAAGTTCTGGGTGCTGGGCCACTCAAGTGGAACGATGCATGCTTGGGCTTCTCTCAGATACATTCCTGACAGAGTTGCAG GTGCAGCCATGGTGGGCCCAATGATTAATCCCTATGAGCCGGGTATGACTAAAGAggagaagaaaaagacttgggAACCATGGGTTCTACGAAGGagattaatgttttttttagcTCGTAGATTTCCAAaatttctctcctctttttatCGCCGAAGCTTCCTATCGGGGAAACACGACAGAGTTGATAAATGGTTGTCTCTCTCACTGGGGAAGAAG GATGAAATTCTGATTGAAGATCCAAAAGTTGAGGAACATTTGCAAAGGGATATAGAGGAGTCGATCCGCCAAGGGAGTATCAAACCCTTCATAGAGGAAGCTGTCCTACAAGTATCACGGTGGGGTTTTAGTCTGGCAGATCTTCGGGCACAGAAACAGTGTCAACGAAGAGGATTTCTTGCTTGGCTCTGGAACAGTGAGGCAGAATGCATGCTGACTGGATTTCTAGGCCAGATACACATATGGCAG GGAATGGATGATATGGTAGTCCCGCCATCAGTGACTGATTATATAGCGCGGGTTTTACCTGGATCTTACGTGCATAAGCTGCCAAATGAAGGCCACTTCTCGTACTTGTACTTCTGCGATGAATGCCATAGACAGATCTTCACTACTCTTTTTGGAAGCCCTCAAGGTCCAGTAGTCGAAAAATTGGATATAGATACAACGTCATTGGAAGGTAACTCAGAAGAGATATCAACAAATGCTTGA